In Microbacterium lushaniae, the following are encoded in one genomic region:
- a CDS encoding MATE family efflux transporter, with the protein MSTRRASLNRDILRLAVPAFGALVAEPLFLLVDSALIGHLGVAPLAGLGIAGAVLQTIVGLMVFLAYSTTPAVARRFGAGDPTRAVSVGIDGMWLALALGALLALAGSLATPLLVGAFGADAEVAGHAETYLGISVWGLPAMLIVFAATGLLRGMQDTVTPLWIAGIGFGANALLNVVFIYGLGWGIAGSAFGTVVAQWGMVAAYVAVVGRLARTHAASVRPQREGVRGSARSGGWMFLRTVSLRAALLATVAVASGQGAAELAGWQVVFTIFSASAFALDALAIAAQALVGKGLGAGDEQEVQRVLRRTTAWGVWFGVVVGALVAALSGVIGLVFTGDPQIAALVQPALLVLAVAQPLSAVVFVLDGVLIGAGDARYLALAGALNLVVFIPALVVVAALGVTGAAGIAWLAAAFSGAYMLARLATLGWRVRGRTWMTVGS; encoded by the coding sequence GTGAGCACCCGTCGCGCGTCGCTGAACCGCGACATCCTGCGGCTGGCGGTGCCGGCGTTCGGGGCGCTCGTGGCCGAGCCGCTGTTCCTGCTGGTGGACTCCGCCCTCATCGGGCACCTCGGGGTCGCCCCGCTGGCGGGTCTGGGCATCGCCGGGGCGGTGCTGCAGACGATCGTCGGGCTGATGGTGTTCCTCGCCTACTCCACGACCCCCGCCGTGGCCCGCCGCTTCGGCGCGGGTGACCCCACGCGTGCGGTGTCGGTGGGCATCGACGGGATGTGGCTGGCTCTCGCGCTCGGCGCGCTGCTCGCGCTGGCCGGCTCCCTCGCGACGCCGCTGCTGGTGGGGGCCTTCGGCGCGGACGCGGAGGTCGCCGGCCACGCCGAGACGTATCTGGGCATCTCGGTGTGGGGGTTGCCGGCGATGCTGATCGTGTTCGCTGCCACGGGCCTGCTCCGCGGCATGCAGGACACCGTCACGCCGCTGTGGATCGCCGGGATCGGATTCGGCGCGAACGCCCTGCTGAACGTCGTGTTCATCTACGGCCTCGGGTGGGGCATCGCGGGGTCGGCATTCGGCACGGTCGTCGCGCAATGGGGCATGGTCGCCGCCTACGTCGCGGTGGTGGGGCGCCTCGCGCGCACGCACGCGGCATCCGTGCGGCCGCAGCGGGAGGGCGTGCGCGGCTCGGCCCGCTCGGGCGGCTGGATGTTCCTGCGCACCGTCAGCCTCCGCGCCGCCCTCCTGGCCACCGTCGCCGTCGCCTCAGGGCAGGGAGCGGCCGAGCTCGCCGGGTGGCAGGTGGTGTTCACGATCTTCTCGGCGAGCGCCTTCGCCCTCGACGCCCTCGCGATCGCCGCCCAGGCTCTCGTCGGCAAGGGGCTCGGTGCCGGGGACGAGCAGGAGGTGCAGCGGGTGCTGCGCCGCACCACGGCGTGGGGCGTATGGTTCGGGGTCGTCGTCGGCGCTCTCGTGGCGGCACTGTCCGGCGTCATCGGGCTGGTCTTCACCGGCGACCCGCAGATCGCCGCGCTCGTCCAGCCGGCGCTGCTCGTGCTCGCCGTCGCCCAGCCGCTGTCGGCGGTGGTGTTCGTGCTCGACGGCGTGCTCATCGGCGCCGGGGATGCGCGGTACCTGGCGCTGGCCGGCGCGCTCAACCTCGTCGTCTTCATCCCCGCGCTCGTCGTGGTCGCAGCGCTCGGGGTCACGGGTGCGGCCGGGATCGCGTGGCTTGCGGCGGCGTTCTCCGGCGCCTACATGCTCGCGCGGCTGGCCACGCTGGGATGGCGCGTGCGCGGGCGCACGTGGATGACGGTGGGTTCGTGA